Within Vigna unguiculata cultivar IT97K-499-35 chromosome 2, ASM411807v1, whole genome shotgun sequence, the genomic segment aaaactcccccataatcttaaatttttttcttctctcgtCCCGAACAATCTTCTATCTCCATAGTCGACTTGTTTTTCTCTTTAACCGACTTGATCTTCTCTTTGTCCGACTTGATCTTCTCTTTGACCGACTTCATCTTAACCTTGGCTGACTTACCCTTTGTTGGGTTCTTTGTGGTCTTTGTGGCCAACTTGCCATTAACTGGGTTCCTCTGAATAGGCCGAGCTCTCTTTAAGAGATTGGAAAATTTCCACGCCTTCTTCACACCAAACTTATCATCCATTCCAAGTCGCTACTTCTCATCTTGCACCTCCAGTACAACTCTCAGATCCTTCTCGACACGCAATTGCTCTTGCAAACTTAACACTTCTTGTTCGTCTTCTTCAAGATCCGAGTTGTCCACACTCCACGAGCTATCTGAGCTATCTGCACATCTTGACCACCTCTCCATGCTACTAGGCTGATTTATGACATTCAACCTTCTTGCCGACTTCTCCACTTGTTTGTGCTCATCCCTTGAGCTACATCCCATCATCAACAACACTGCTTCTTCTTTAACTTCTTCGGCAAGATTGGTTGtctcttctatttctgatcgcACTGCTTTAATTTTCTTACCTGTCTCTTTCTCCACCATGTCGTTTTGAACAGATCCCATGTTGCCTTCACTGTCCACATGTTTCAAACACCTTTTCTGCAGGATACTCACTCTAATTTGTACATCcgatttttctccttttctaccCAGGCTGCTAGCCGACCGTGCTTGTCCTTTAAGTACAGTACCTGGTTTTTTATCATAATCGAGTCTCCTTTCTCCACTATATGACCTATGCTCAAAATATTACTCTTCAGCTCAGGAACATAGTAGACATCCCTGATTTCTCCAACTCGTCCATCCTTCTGCATGTGCCGGATTGTTCCACGCCTTTTTATCACCATCTTGGAATCATCTCCACATGACACTAATTCGACCTCCACCTTAGTGAGTTCGCTGAAGAAACTATCATCTCCACACATGTGATTGCTTGCTCCTGTGTCTAGATACCAAACCGAGTTTAAACAACCCGGACTAAGCTCGTCACctaatctcctttccttcacaTGGCTTGAACTCCACTCAGCTTCCAATTTACTGCTCTTGAGTTCGGCATCTGAGTTTTGCATCATCATTAAAATCCCTATCTCTTCCTCGTCGTCTTCCTCTGTGAGaagatttttctcctttttttccgATTGACAATATTTTGCTATATGACCGATCTTGCCACAATTGTAGCAACATGTCGATCTGCATTCTCTTGCGTAATGGTCGTACTTGCCACACCTAAAGCATTCCACTTCTGACTTAGACCAATCTCCTTGGCCCCTTTCTTGACCACGACCATGCCAATTCTGCTGCCTAGTCTGATCTGTGCTCTCTTCAACATTCATCTCGGTCACATCCACCTCGACCTTGTCTACCTCAACCTTGGCCACCTCGTCCTCTGCCACCTCGTCCTCTGCCTCCAGGACCTCGGCTCTGAGTATTCCGAGTCTCATCCAAATCAAGTTGCGCCTTTAGTGCTTGATCACACGTTTCGTGcttcttccttctcctttgttCATGGGCCTCAAATGACCCGACAAGTTCTTCCACAGAGAGAACTGACAGGTCCTTCGACTCCTCGATAGCGCATACAATGCTCTCGAAATCATCTGTCAATGATCTCAAGATTTTCTCCACAACCCGGCTTGCTAGCATTGGTTCTCCATTCTTGCCGAGTTGGTTAGCCACCTTCTCTACCCGAGTTATGTGCTCGGTTACCTGCTCTTTATCTTCCATCTTCAACCCTTCAAACTCTCCTCTAAGAGCTTGAAGCCAGACTTGTCTGACCCGGTCGTTCCCTCTGTATGCAACCTCCAGAATATCCCATGCTTCCTTTGAAGATGCAACGTTTGCAATCTTCTCGAAGCCTGACTCGTCCATCGCATTATACAAGAAATACAAAGCCGACTTATCTTTCACTCGCGTCTTCTTCAGTGCAGTAATCTAGGTTGCCGTCTGATTTGCGTCCTCCGTGGGTTCTTCGTATCCGCTCTCCACTATATCCCAAATGTCTTGGGATCCCAGAAGGGTCTTCATCTGCAGACACCAATTATCATAATTGGTTTTCTTGGTCAATTGCGGCACCGTCATACCGTTCACAACTTTTGCCatctctccttttttttctccCAAAGCACTCAAGCGCAcacttttctctctctctctctctctcttcactCGGTACTCGGAGCAtaaagctctgataccaatttgTTGGAAAAAACTCACACACACTAGAAAAATATGCAATGTAACTCATTGTGGTATTTTTCATTGATGGAGAATGCGCTATTATATAGCCAAttacaaaccaaataataacaaaccaaactaaatctttATCTAATCTAATCTTATCTAATACCCCATATTATCAAACTAAATCTTATATACTCCaactaactaaaataacaactaaCTTAAATCTAATTAACCGAATATAAAATACCCTATCACtttactaaataaaaacaactctataatctaaaaaataatctatatattatctaacaaaattaaaaattatccaACAAGAATATGTGGGTTTTTCACCGTAATTTCCTACTTCTAATAAAAcagtttttttcttatttaaatagTGATATATTTAACCATCCAATAACTCCAAAGTTAATGCTTATAGTCTCCTATATCACTcacttttttgtatattttttttctgcttcctatttatttcttttaagtcATTTATCCAATACAAAGTTTATGTAAGTTCTTATTTTGCTGCTTTCTTAAGATCTCATCATACTATATTAagtttaagattttattttatgattgcTGTTTTAATACAAAAGTCTTACaacattttactaattttatgtaaatataattgtttatgataaaaaatgtaattttataattggtGATTGTGTTTAACATTGAGAAGTTTAAATTCAAAAGACCGCATCAACATGTTccaatgaaattttttataagattcaaCTCTTAAGTTTAAGATTTCTAGGTATAAATTTACATTAGATATGTCTTTAATTAGGTGTCATTTATGACTTGTTTAGATTAGATTAGTTGAGTAGATGAAAATATTAGTATAGTCATATGTTAGAAATTTATGAGAgaattcattataattttgaaataggGCTCCATGtatattattgtattaattaattttttggcTTTGTCTTTCTATCTTTCCTTATCTCTACGATACTTATACTTTTAACTTTTACATTTTCTAAGATTTCAAAATGGACATTTGATGAATATATGGAGTTCTTTACtatgttttacaattttttagaaGTTGATGTATATCGTCAAAATTTTGTAAAGGAATCCTACATGTTATAACTCTTGGGTTTATATTTTCCATACAGAGGTTGTAGTCATCGAGTATGGttctatatatataacattgtaTACACATATAAGTCATTCGACatcatttttaacttaaaattttaaagcaaTGGGGTTGTGGGTATTTCatcttatatagtatttaattttattttttttattcaatgtgagactttgacTCATATTTGGATTATTCCAAACAAGAACTAAATCTCCTAAATATCAATTCATGGTTACAAAATCAAACAAACCATTGAGTTTTGTACTAATCATTTTCTGTTTCGAGATTTGATTCGTATGAATGGTTTGATTTTGTGGATTAATCTGTTTTAatatgtttgatttttcttttgatttaattttgttttccaaaGGTATTTATTAGGGAGAGATTATATATATGTGACATGAGTTGAATCCACATGAGGATTAACACTACTTTTAATCCAAAACCTCGAGACCAAACAATCTCTCCTCAAAGATCTCAAGTATACAATGATCTTATAGCATTGTTGTTATGGTTATGATGTTGTGTTATGTTAGTTATTTTTGGTGTTACAAAAGTCTAAGCCGCAATTACCATGACGAAATTGATTCTAATGTTATTGGTagagttttttcttctttttccttttgagAGGTTCATTAGAGAGGGAGATCAAATATACGTGAATTCACATAAAGATTGACAGTACTCTTAATTCAAAACCTCAACATTTCATTAATAGCTCTTATTTTatatgacatttaattttgttatttctattCAATGTAGGATTTAAACTTATACTTTAGATCAACACTTTGTTAGTATATTTAAACAcccaataaataattatactcTGAAGTTTAATTAgtaaagtaaataaacatatacTCTGTAGTTTAATTAGTAAAGTAAATAAACACATTCTTCATCTGGATCAACACTTTGTTAGTATTTAAACAcccaataaataattatactcTCAAGTTTAAATAGTAAAGTAAATAAACACATACTTCATGTTTGTttagaaaagttgtttttatttatttatttccctATAAATAACCACGTGTTACATTCTATATATCCCTATGAAATTGGAACATGGGCAGAACTTCCTTTTGTATGTATTTGGCAATATATTGGTAGACAACTTCTGTTGGATGAACACTGTCCCAAAATACATACTTTGAAGGATCATCACATGTTGAAGTGAATTCATTACACAATGGAGTTACTTCAAACAACCCAGTTCCACAACACCCTTTATTCGTCTCCTTGAAACCTGTGTCATAAACAGTGTATTATAGATATTGgttaaacatataatttagttcatacatcaaacaaattctcaacacatacaACTTTTCTTTACTAAAAGTGAATATAGTCTAAATCTGTTTATAATATACTCACCATATTTTTGTGGCTGATTAATAAGGTTGATCAGTGTGTAATATATATCTGTATAAACAACTTTGCTTCCTGGAAGCATTGCTTGTATTTTAGGCAATAGCCGTGTCAATTTTCGATTGTAGAGCTTTGCATCTGAATTCTCATCCTCTACACATTTcctatcttttatttttcctgACTTTGTTATTTGAATAGGTATGCAGCCAATGCAAGGAAGCCCAGAGACAGCAAATTTTCTGCATCCAAGATCGTACAgttcctacaattttttttttcctgaagGATTAGTGTTATgaagtgaactttaaatttaactcaatgtTTCAAAAGTAgtttataaaatgagattttcacccacttttatcttataaatctattttatcTTTCATCAATATAGAATCTCCAATACACCCGTTCATATCGAGACATATACATCTCTAATATGAAACTAGACATTAATGAGTAGTTCGATAATTATCTAATAACAGGTGGCACCATAGACtgaacaaataacaaattttttaaataattaacaaatggTAACATAAACccaaaagataataaattttactatgaaAAACTTCGAATGACCCTAATACTATcttaaaaatggattttaaaacTAACTCAATTCCAGgaaacttatttattatttcagaACAGAAATCTTAAAATATGagaatttgattaaaaaatgcATTAAATTACTTGGGTGGATTTTAAGCCCATGAATTTTAAGTTTAGTTCAACTCCATTGAACtaacttattattatttgagAATAAAAATCTTGAGCTGTgataatatgattaaaaaatttgcaTTAAATTACTCCTGTTTACCTTCATGAATATCTGAAGCCTACTCTGCACGAAATCTTGGTATCCATCAATGTTGAACTCCAATTTTCTAGTGGAAATGTCATAAAAGTTGAGGAGAAAGTCATTTGTTCCTGCACTGATAATAACAAGAGAATCTCTAAGTATCTGTTTAGCTTCATGTTCTCCTGCAATGGCCTTGAGTCTTCCTACGTAAACTTTGAAGTATTCAATTTGTTGTGACACTGCTATTGCACCTGTTAAAGCAGTGGTGAGATCATCAAAACCTGATCCCCCAGATGCAAAGCTGACACCTGTTAGAAGATCTTCATCTGATAGGTTAGGGTGAAGGAAAGGAGGAACAGTGTTTTTGAGGTTCAACACTGAGGCAATGAAATCAGGAACCAGTTTTCCATTAGAAAACCTACCAGTAGGAACATGACCAGGGAAATCCTTACCATAAGGAAAATGGTTtcccttagccaaagttttgaTGTAATTGTTGTTGCCTGTGTCTACTGTTGAATCCCCAaacactagaatggatgaaaactTTGGTCTTATCAAGTCATTGCCAAAGcttgcaacaacaacaacactggTGCAAAGGTGTATCAAAATGATGGAGTAGGATGCATAACAAGCCATTACTGTAACTTCAACTATGTGGTAAGATAATACTTATATAGTGAACGTAAGAAGAAACTTGTTAATTAGTTTCGACTTTAAATTTGTGTATTGCAAGTGATCTGAACCCAAGAAATCAAAAACGTGAGAATGAAGCCAAGACAGCTATTTTAGGTAAGTGAAAACAACGTCAATGGATTTTCCTGGATTTGATTGAGCTAAGTTTTCAAATAGAATCGACGGAGTTTCTCTAAGAAAAAAGTTACtccatatattaaaattaaattacatattgaGACAAAAGTATAAATGATATATGGGAGCCTTTAGTTTATggataaatgaataataatttatgaaaaaataattttaattattttattttttcttctaaaactttttataaaaaatattataattgtggAATTGATCCATgggtttataaataaataaatagtatgtGTGTCATATAATTGGGACAATTCTCTTCACTACTTTTATATGACAAATACATAAACCAACCTCATAATTATGTACGTTTCAGTTGAAGTCTCACATGTCTCAAACTTTccaataaaatttgattaagttGCATCCATCTCTTTCTCTTTACTTTCTTTTACCggttttagtttttctttaacTACTGgcaaaattggttttaattcCCCCCTTAATttccttaaaaatattttctttttagaaaataaaaatttcatcacTCTGCTTAACATTTAACTTAAATTACTAATTTCATAACAACTTATCACagcttttagttttaaattcatctgttaataaatattagatcatcaaaagtatatatatatatatatatatatatatatatatatatatatatatatatatatatatatatatatatatatatatatattttggaacacGTCATGTGcataaaataatacatcaatCTATTATTAAcgtccgggtgaataaatttattttcaaaaaataaaaataaaagtagaaaataatgtgaaacaaaattttctttaaatattttcaaacattaattttagaaaaaaaaaagaaaaaaaagaaaaaaaaagaagaaaagaaggaagaacccaacttgttattaattttcatgagcccaataactcaaatattttctacctttgttcctgatagagaaattaattatataataataattagaaacaatatctcttcaaatggtaagaatcaatattattaattgggattaattttgtgctccgatttgttattgatgatgattgattttgtgctctgatttgctgcAATTTGATACTCATAATTTGTTACTATCATGACCAaatccttccttatattgttcgttACAATTAAGGCCGaaattgcattgata encodes:
- the LOC114174401 gene encoding GDSL esterase/lipase At2g30310-like; amino-acid sequence: MACYASYSIILIHLCTSVVVVASFGNDLIRPKFSSILVFGDSTVDTGNNNYIKTLAKGNHFPYGKDFPGHVPTGRFSNGKLVPDFIASVLNLKNTVPPFLHPNLSDEDLLTGVSFASGGSGFDDLTTALTGAIAVSQQIEYFKVYVGRLKAIAGEHEAKQILRDSLVIISAGTNDFLLNFYDISTRKLEFNIDGYQDFVQSRLQIFMKELYDLGCRKFAVSGLPCIGCIPIQITKSGKIKDRKCVEDENSDAKLYNRKLTRLLPKIQAMLPGSKVVYTDIYYTLINLINQPQKYGFKETNKGCCGTGLFEVTPLCNEFTSTCDDPSKYVFWDSVHPTEVVYQYIAKYIQKEVLPMFQFHRDI